The genomic window GCATGTAGTCCATGACGCTCGGGAAGCCTGCGGCGAAGTACGCGGTGCCGATGCTGATGATCACGCCCACGACGACCGCCCAGCGCCCCATGTTCACGTAGTGCTTGTCGGACGCGTCCTTCTTAATGTACGCCTGATAGATGTCGTACGTCCACACCGTCGTGAATGCAGTCACGTTCCCCGCCATTCCGCTCATGAAGCTCGCAAGCATGGCGGTCAGGCCAAGTCCGAGCATGCCAGGCGGATAGTACTTGGCGATGAGGAGCGGCAGCGCCAGGTTGTAACTCATGTTGGGCGAGTGGCCGATCTTCGGGAAGATAGCCAGCGCGATGAGCCCAGGGATGATCACGAGAATCGGAACAATCATCTTGAAGAACGCCGCGTAAATCGGCGTCAATTGGGCAGCGCGCAGGTCCTTTGCGGCGAGCGTGCGCTGAACCACGAGAAAGTCCGTCGTCCAGTAACCAAACGACAGCACAAATCCCAGTCCGAGCACAACACCGAGCCAGCCGATGCCCATGGGGTTATGGGAGGGAGATCCCAAGTTCGCCCACAAATGCCCAAAACCCGCGGGAAGCCGCGACATCATGCCCTGCCAACCGCCCAGGTTGTGCAGACCGATGAGCGGGATAGGCAGCAATCCGGCCCAAATCAAAAAGAACTGCACGACCTCATTGAAGATCGATGACGTCAGTCCACCCAGTGCCACATAAACCAAGACCACCAAAGCCGAGACGAGAATGCTCGTGTCAAACGACCAACCAATCAGGATTTGAAAAATAAGCGCCATGGAGTACAGGCTGATGCCAGAGGTCAGCACGGTCATGACCGCAAACGCGATGGCATTCAGAGCGCGTGTCGCCTCGTTGTACCGGAGCTTCAGGAACTCCGGAACGGAACGCACCTTCGAAACGTAATAAAACGGCATCATGTACAGCCCGAGAAACAGCATGGCGGGAATGGCGCCGATCCAGTAAAAGTGTGTCGTGAGCATGCCGTATTCGGCACCGCTCGCCGTCATCCCGAGAATCTCGAGCGCGCCGAGGTTGGCGGATAGAAACGCAAGGCCCGTGATCCACGCCGGGATCGAGCGGCCGGACAAGAAAAAGTCTTCTCCCGTGCGTACGCGGTTGCGAAGGACAAATCCCACGCCGAGGACGAACGCAAAGTACACGAGAATGATGATGTAGTCCACGGCATTCGCATGAAATAACGCGTGCACGCCATGCACCTCCTATAAAATGGGTTTTGCACCGATAG from Alicyclobacillus vulcanalis includes these protein-coding regions:
- a CDS encoding sodium:solute symporter family protein — its product is MHALFHANAVDYIIILVYFAFVLGVGFVLRNRVRTGEDFFLSGRSIPAWITGLAFLSANLGALEILGMTASGAEYGMLTTHFYWIGAIPAMLFLGLYMMPFYYVSKVRSVPEFLKLRYNEATRALNAIAFAVMTVLTSGISLYSMALIFQILIGWSFDTSILVSALVVLVYVALGGLTSSIFNEVVQFFLIWAGLLPIPLIGLHNLGGWQGMMSRLPAGFGHLWANLGSPSHNPMGIGWLGVVLGLGFVLSFGYWTTDFLVVQRTLAAKDLRAAQLTPIYAAFFKMIVPILVIIPGLIALAIFPKIGHSPNMSYNLALPLLIAKYYPPGMLGLGLTAMLASFMSGMAGNVTAFTTVWTYDIYQAYIKKDASDKHYVNMGRWAVVVGVIISIGTAYFAAGFPSVMDYMQTLFSFFNAPLFGTFLLGMFWKKATPWGGFWGLLAGIVGAFAMYFFLPAHMFSSPDAGNFWRAWWAWVITVVVTVLVSLVTQGKRPEELEGLVYGLSKRPDYSGYAWYKRPGYLAAIVFVILVGLNIAFW